TAGCTACACATTAAAGGCATAGCTGTTGGTTCCGTTCACCATACCCACAACAACAAGCAAGCTTTACGCTGTCAACCTTAGAAACAGTCCCACTGAAAGAAATACAGATATCTCAATGTTCAGTGTCTGCATGAAAATAGTATATTTAACCTTACATATGTGATCTCCAGAGCCTAAGTCGAGAATTTCAGAGCTGGGTGACCATACAGTACATGATTACTCTTTTTTGATTGATAATGGAACACCTCCTTGTGAAGGTGtagcccttcacctcacccccaacaggttaaatgttcaatgttaattgtttaattggttaaattgaggatcctcattGTCTACTTTCCATCTCATAAAATAAGCGCTTTATTCAATCAATTACAACTGAAACAGGTTAcatgtttgtctttaatgattgtttaattgttttgttaatttgtctttgtctgagagCCAGTTAACTGGTCACACCTGCACTAATTAAGGCTTGTTATTTACAGGTGTGTGACCAGGTTCAGATtgctggaagccattttgtgtgctgGAGGTAGTAGACTGGTTCtcttgtggttgtgtgtttttaaataaattattgttttaagtTTATACTCctgctaatttatgtgcagagcattGGCCAGCTCTGTTACACTGCACCACAATTTATCCAAATTTCTAGATTCCTTTACATCTAATTGTGGAACTTATAAACAGTACTGTAATGGAAAAAGTAAATGAGTATTTTTGACAGTTTCTTAGAACTTTAGGATATCCTATAAAGAATAGAAATGAAATCACTCAAGGATGTTActaatattttgtgaaaatgtgaacatatgcaccttttaaacaatttaaattaatgggaatgaacaacagaacacagataaataagaaatgcattttggatATACAGGGCAGGGTGTTATACCCTACATATTTGACCTCCAGAGCCTAAGTCCACATATGAATTTCATAGCTGGGTGCCTATACAATACGTGGTCATTCTTTTTTGATTGAGAATGGAACACCTAACCACAATTTATCCAAATTTCTAGATTACTATTTTTAACGGTATGTCAAGAAATGCCGTGTTAACGTCATGACATGACACAAGACAAATAGTATTTCTTAAAGAACAGGTGGGAATACTTATCTCGCATCTTTGCTATGGAACACAGACAGCCTAGATGCGACTACCTACTTCTATTGCGACTGATAGGGCAGCGCTCTTCCAGTTGCTTGTTAATGCTATCGCGTGAATTTGCTACCCACCATCCTTTGCGAAATGCGGAAAAGCCCTGCAAAACAAAAGAGTAGAAGAGAAGATTGCTATCTGCAAACATACTTGGGTAAGTTCTCAAAATGTTAATCAGATGTTACACCTCTGCCGTACGAATTGTTTCTTTTATAATTAACGATAacttaatatttaattacattgcTACACTCAGCTTTACACAATGAAgagattagctagctagcgctACAGTGAATGTCTGCTTTCAGACATTAAGGATGACAAAATGTGGACTGCACTGTTCTGCTTTTGCGATCGTTATTTATTTAGTCCCTCAGAAAAATCTAACGTGACTATGTATCTAGCAGCGGCTGAATGGATTGCCGTCTGAGAGTAGGCATgcaatgaaaatacagtaaaagcGCTAGGTATCGTTAGCAAAAATAACGGAGACCCTGCAGTCATTTATCTGTTCACTCAAGTCTCTGTATGTGTTCACGTATTAAGTAGTTTCACTTTTTCTAAATGTATTCCACAGTCCGTTCCTCAGTTCGTAATTGTTAAATTCAGTGGAAAGGTGTGACGTGGTCTTGCGATTATGGAACAGGATGTTTAACGTGAGCTAGTTACCTTAACGATAACGTATCAGTGTGGcgtagtgggaaggagcaggacttgcagCCGATATCCAGCTGTCGGTACCAATGTCtgactgtataaatgaaaaaaaactgtaacctatctaagtcgctctgggtaagagcgtctgcttaatgacaatGGTTGTAATGTAAAAGGCCATGGGATTGATGCCTTGGTGGGTTTGCATGCGTGGACTgctaaattacagtaaatatccagctttatagGTAGCGTGGGCTAGATGACGATAGATTCTGTATGTGTTCTTTGCTAGCTACATACCAATGGCGTGAAAGTGGAAGATCAAGTGGCAAGAAGATTCAGATAAATTACTTAATTTTACAATTCTGTAATAATTAACTGACTTCAACCAGCTTTCTCTATATATTCGTTTCGACTTACCCGACTTGTATGTTTCGTCCTGGTGTGACAAGATACGGTGACTTGTACAGTCTGCACAACGGGGCATAGCTAGCTGCTATTCCTACATGCCTACACTTACAGAAGTGTGTAGGAAATCAGTGCAGTACTTTGGGAACATCAGGAAAACTGCTCAAGTATGAATGGTATTTTTGGTAAAGGTAATCAAGGTGAAACATCTAAGGTGGAATAACTTGGATCTGTCATCTGTCAATGATGCATGTTTGAAAGTAGTGAGGATATGAATTAGTTGGTTAAAAGGGCCTCTTCTGTGTTGTCAATGCATTAATACTTTGTTATTAATTGGTATTAAACTAACACGATTGTACATAATCTGTGACATGATTTTTCTTATCTGTGTTCAAGGAATGTCTAAAATAGAGCGTTTGAATGCCCGTGTGTCTAAGCTCCTCACGGTGGCTGTGCAGGAGGTTTTGGAGGtggtgagagagacagtatCAGAGTACCAGGAGAAAACTGCTcgaacacagagagagaatgagagactcAGACggaggctgcaggagctgcaaGACAAGGTGACGAGAGTAAACACAGGTAAGTCTGAGAGGCTGtagagcagagaggcaggtctgaagtaattatttataatgtgtGGCCTGGAATCCAGATCTGTTTTGTCTTTGATTTGTATCAAGCCATCTtcctttcagaaacattttgaaatcagTACAATCCTCACTAAGACAAAGGGTGAAGATACAGCACTGATAGTAGACACTGAGTAGGCTATCAACACTATCAGCTTGAAAATGTCATGTTACCTTATAAAACCTACAATTTTACTCATCTCATATTAAGATTTATTTATCCAGGAGAATTTGATAGCCTTAAATGGAAGTATTGCCAGTGTACCATCTGCATGCATATTTAGCAGAATTCATGCTATTGAGCACAGGAAATCATGCAGTTCACAGCGCAGGAAAAGACCACTCCACTAATGGCCAGGAAGGTAACCAGAAGTCAGAATTGCTCATGTGCAAATATATTAAAGTAGCATACATGAACGTAAtgtatgattcatttttttttttcttggcatgATTAAAGGTGTTATTCTTCCATTGTTCATTATAGCGGTACAAAGGTACAGTACTTATGCTGCTGTTCTTAGTTTAACTTACCCACAGTGTATCTGGTACAGTGAGGATTCTTTGCTTTTATATTTGGTGCTTAATGGAGAAATTcttaatgttaattgtttaagaTCTGTTGTTGCCTTATTCTTCATTCTTTCTCCAGCAGCTGAGCAGCCTGCTGCTCTCCTTGTCTCTGGTGTAAAGGctctcaaacagcagcaggagtggagctgcagtctgcagcaggagacagagctCACGCTGACTGAAGAGAAACAGGAGCTCACTGAGGAACACACAACCAGAGAGGGAGGCGAGGATCGCAGTGGCCTGGAATCGGATCACCCGGCAGAGTCAGAGATTGACTGCGATGTGCTGGTATcaggacacagcacactggGAACTGGGGGTGTTTCTCCAAAGACTGATGCAGCTCTGTCAATGTTCACATCTCACCCGGTGATCAGTAACACTGAAATGGACTCAATTCACGCTGTGAATATTTCCAACACACTCTCTCCAAATTCTTCCAAAACTGAAGTCCTGCCCATTCTAACTTCTGATGAAATTAAAGTTGAACCAGATCCACTGGAATATAGCACATCCCAGGAGCACACAGCCCAAAACCATTTTTATGATGCAGAATCAGGTATAAATATAGTACAGACTGAGCTCTCTCAGGACCCTCATCAAGTTAACACAGAGTCATATGGACTTGTGTACATTAATTCAGATCATAACATGTTTGAGGAAagatttacatttgaaaaaaatattagatCACTGTTGGATAGTAGAAAACATAAGCAATATCACAGTAATGATGACCACTGTATCCTGGGCGGGAAGACCTTCAGTGGTGTAGGGAATCTGAGAATACATCAGCGATGTCACACAGGTGAAAAACCTTACTGCTGCATGCAGTGTGGGAGACGCTTCAGTCATGCAGGTGACTTCAAGAAGCACAAGAGagttcacacaggagagaaaccgTACCGTTGCGCAGTGTGTGGAAAGGGTTTCAGTCAGTCAGGATATCTGAAAATACATCAGCGATATCACACAGGGGAGAGACCATACTCCTGCAGCCAGTGTGGAAAGAGCTTCAGTCATTCAAGTAACCTcaaaaaacaccagcaaattCACATTGGTCAGACACCATAGTGTTGTTTTGTTGCATAGGAGTATGTTTGTCCATAGACTAAAAATACTAATGCATTATAGAGTTTGAGAACAGGGGACCTTATTATCGTTATGTTAAAAGCAGGCAGTCACAGAATGCTGTCCCTGTAGTGTGATGTTACTGATTTGTTGACATTTAGTTCATAAATTACTTTTCCTGGTATGTTTTGTGCAAGAAAGCCTATTCCTATTGTATTATTGTGGAAATTATTTTGATGGTCAGTTTGTGttcatctgtttatttcctAGAGATGTATGTAATCATGCATTCCTTTTGACAGTGGTTGTTTGAGCATTGTTTCTGAATGATTCAAAGAAAAACTCTAAACCAGCATTTCCCAACTCAGATCCTAAGGTTACACTTTGTATGTTAGTTTTAATTCCAACTGAGCTTTTAATTTGTTAGAATTTGTGAAATTCGGTTTATTTGTGGTTAGTATTCATCTTAATTGATTAACAGtccacttaattgttcaatgAACTAGTTTAGGCCCtagaataatttattaattataatttataatgacCAGGTAAGCTTAAGTTAACTAGCTGCCCCTTTATTTATGATCAAATTATGGACATCAAAACCCtcagttatatttttatgtaagcATAACCACAATTCtgacaacatattttttaagaatTGAAAGGAGACAAGTGAACATGAAcccatattaatattaaatcaGTAGCTCAAACTTTATAAGAAACACctttaaacaaaaacagtaacacCGTGTTCCTTCAGGGAAATAAGGCTGGGAAACGCTGCTCCAAAACATTGTACAAAACTGTCCTTTTAGATAAATAAATTGTACCAAAGGTCcagttattttgtttacatattcTGAAGTATGCTAGCACATAGATCACCTCATTCCTGAGAGAATGACTGCTTTGGTTATATTTATGAGGGTCATtgtcaaatgtttcttttttaatttgagatGTGACAGCCTGGGATCTCAGGATTTTAGGTGTCTTAGCAAGGCATAAATGTAGTGCAGAACTAACACTGCAGCCAATTTAATTCTGTTTAAACTCTAGGGAATGACAACACATGATCAGGCAACAGGCAGCAGACTGCTGTGCAGTACCCCCAAAGGGACTCATTTTACATAGCGTGGAGCTCTCTTTGCACACCGTGTATACTCTTAACTGGTTAAAATCGGCATGTAAAACATTCTGAgagaaacagtaaaaaagaacattacTTCTGCCCCTGACTTCCTCTGCATTTGGAGTTAGCTAGATCCAGAAATGAGAGCCACCAAGGACATCTCAATTGCTTGAAGGAAAAGGGTGAACATTGGTGATTGGGGAAAGGGAGATATATGGCATTGATGGAGACTATTGCTGGTTGTGGGGCTGTGGGTAATTAAGGTGGATTTTTTGGTGGACTTGGAATCAGTGTGAAGTAGGATCACATGCATAACTGATGTGCCCTGCTTGTTAATGGATAGTATTATTATCAACCTACATTGTTTCAGGAGCTTTAGTTAGAAAGTTTAGGCTATAGTTTTTTGTTGGTTAAAATAGTGGTGCATGGCAATATTTTATGTTCTGTGATCACCATGCAGAGGGACAGACACTCATGACCTCCAGTAGGTGGTTTTgacattactttttttgttatttgaattTGTTGATTGATATAAGTGCTCTCCTTCTAGGCACAGATGTTAATAtgttgagggaaaaaatggaaataagtTCTGGGTCTTCAAAATCAGCACTCCttatttattgttcattatAGTAATGAAAGCAACAACCAACAACCGCAAAAGCAGAGTAAATGGCACAGTTACTGGAGTTAGACTGACCAGCGTCTCTAAGGATcagtgtagcgaagggcgagagcagtccccccacccagcctcaaacctgggtctcggggtaccaaacatgcgactttggCCACTACGCCAAAGAtccaggctcgttggtatggttGGcacatgggcgcgcttcccgaaggggagggcagtgtgacagactgctgtcactacggttgagtatgtgctctgactgccataccaacaagccaggctctttggtgtcacggtcaaagttgcatgtttggtaccctgtagaccgggttcaaggccaggtggggtgactcCTGAATGACATACATAAGCATGAAAGTTTATTTCTGTCATACAGACAGGCTCAGACTATATAGAGCGGATGGTGGGGTTGCTGCCCAGGAATCCAAGCTTCATGTTTTTTCAACATTTGAACATGTCAAAAATTTTGGCAGAAATGCACTCATCTATGTTTGTTAACACTGCAAATCCAACCcacttttaaattaatttgtcagATCATCCACATCTGTGTACCTCTTTCCTGAAACTATGCTGTGAACAAAGATGCTGCTACATTAACGCATGCACCAGGAGAGTGGCTTCTGAAATGTACTTTTACATATTAATTGTAGAGGTTTCCTCTGATATAGAACTGTTGCAAAAACGGCCACCGTGCAAATATCCTCTAAGGGGGAACTCAGGAAGAGGGCCCAGGGTATAGCGGTGTTCCTTGTTGTCCACTGCTTGCAGGAGGGGCCATATTCAAACTGCTGTAAGACGATGAAATTCTGGCCACAAATCAGTGGGTCAAGGTTTGCTTAGGCATCTTGTGCCGACTTATAGCACCTTTTCTGCATCACATATGAAGAGATTGTCAATATTTCTAATGTCCTTATAACCAGAGAGACCCTGAGGTCAGATacttacatgaaaacatttaagtATCATATATGGTCCTTTaaacacacaatgcaattaCAGTTTCATATATctacacaatacaataaatgtgacgaaaacaaaggagatggtcgTCGATttcaggagagagcacacccagcaTCGTCCTTTGACCatcaatggtgcagctgtggagagggtgagtagcaccaagtttctgggtgtgcacataacagaagacctctcctggtcaaacaacaccacatcactggccaagaaagctcagcaacgcctctacttcctccgcaaactgaggagagccagagccccagttcccatcatgtgctccttctaccgaggcaccattgagagcatccttaccaactgcatcactgtgtggtttgggagctgcaccaccgccaacaggagaaccctgcagcgcatagtggatgcagcagaaaagatctctggtgcctcactcccctcccccttggACATCTACGACACGCGCCTAGCgcgtaaagcacagagcattgctgccgACCCCACTCATCCTTCGCACACGCTCTTCAGCCCCCTCCCATCagggaggagattcagaagcctccaggcccgtacctcaaggttgagggacagcttcatccaccaggctgttaggaagttgaactctcttccctccctcagccatctgctccaacacaggactgagctttgaacccccccccccatactgaagcctggactattctccacccatccttactcccaacattaatcatcactcacacagatttgcacagtcactttacttatataaacagTCTACATCGTATTCCTGTGGAATACgtagttatagttatatttatatttttttatatttattctccaTATTTATAAACCCACAATGTGCCTgaatgcccttgctgtaaatatgtgtaatatgtgtaatttgtagcaattcttgttcttgtctctcagtgtcttcattgtgttatgtcgaactgttgtattgtcaccgtgggcctgagagaaacgcaatttcaatccttcgtatgtcctgtgcatattggagaattgacaataaagttgacttgAGACTTGAGATACATACCCAGACTTGGACCATTCTGCATTTCCTTCCTTATCTTAAGTTTCCTGCAGCATCACAACATTGCACATCCACTGGACTTAGTCACCCTTCTCACCATTGGCCCCTCCTGTATTCACCCATGAGCATTCATTGAACCCAACTGCAAGTCAGTAGGGCGACATTGATAATTTGCAGGTGTGAGCACGTTCTGCTCTTAGTAACTGATCCTGTATCAAATAACAAGGATCTTTTCACGAAATAGTTGGCATCCGAACTAGAGCTGGGAAACCTGATCTTAGATGTGTTGTCAAGGTGAGAAAACACATAGATCCCTTCAGATGTTTGTAAAAGTCATAATGACTTCCACATGTGATGCTGTTTCAGCCTACAGACCAcgtttaaaaatatatgaataaaatgtccGTCGTTTAGTTGAGAAGATATAAAGATATCCTTGATCCTTGAGAATGAGAGctttctaaaataataaaagagaataagaaaataattataattctAACATAGCGATataatcacaataaaaacaaaaagtgaaaacatgtaCGCATACATGTGAGTAACcagtcatttttaaactgtaaagATATTAGAATCTTACTGGCGAAATGTCAGCAACACAACCAAATAGATGCAAATAGATTTGTTATAGTCACAGTACAACACTCCCACTCAAGGGGGTCTCAAAAACGTATCCTCCCTCGAATGGCAACGAAAAACCTGTCTTCTGTAAGATACCTGTCGTTAATGACACAGTTAGTTCTGGATTCGCAGTCCATGAATATTTACGTAGGTATAACGACACTGATAAGGATtcaatacttttttcttttctttcaaaaaagctCACGTAGTCATATGTTCTCTGTTATTTCTGAAATGCACATGCGGCACTTCAACAATATAtagttctgaaaacaaaaataagttaCCGGCAAGATTATCTGTGCCTAATACAAGCCATTCGCCTGCCTGCGCATGAAACCGACTTTGTCGTCACCGGAAGTTCTCAGCCGAACCAGGAAGGAAGGCAAATTGTATTTATGGGTTTGTGGCATCAGCATTAATCAGTAATGATCAAGCTAATGCGTGATTTGTAGCTAATTCTCcaagaaaaataatatcagaCCCATTGTTTGTCAGGCGTTTAGTCCTTAGCCAGCGATCATAGTAGACAGCTCACTGTTCGCAATATGGCTAACGTATCTGAACAGAGCAGCTAATCAACGTCGAATTGTGGTGTTTTCGCTAGCGAGTCAGGGATTACTTTAAATTAGATATTAGGTTAGTTAGCTGCTTGCCGGGTAGATCGCTCGGTACTTCATTCACTCGCTTCGCAAAGGGAACGTGCTGCGGGAGACGTTCGGAGTTGTTGAACGAAAGCCTAAGGTAAATTTCCAACACTCTGGTCTTATTTTTGTGTCCAGTCTCTGCCAAAACCTTGATGGTGTCTGGAGCATGAGCAGCTATCTAAGGTAGGATAGCTAAATAGGGAAATTCTGACTTTAATAGCTAGTATAATGGTTTCAACGAACGTGAAAGTGTTGAGAACGTGTGTTCTGACAAAATATAGGCTAGATAGGGCAGGTAGCCTACCTGGTGTGCTGGTATACGAGTGAAGTAGTTGCTGATGTTAGGTGAATACCCTTTTTTGCCAGTATTACCACAAACATATTGACTCTCAGTGTGAACAGAATTTCCCCAGAACACCTCCACAACGCATGCACATAGTATTATTTAGGCGCCATAAGGTACACCAAACTTACACAAAATTTATGCAATAATTTTCTCTCCCCATGGTTTGTTTAGTGTGTGAAGGTTGTCATAGAGTGTGTCAGGTGTGTTAGTGTGTCAAGTGCTGTAGAGATCACTCTGTGAAATGTGAGATTAAAGGTAGCTACAGGGATTTCACCCTGAACAGCTGCAGACTTGGAGCTTTATTTGACAGCACATCTAGAGCAGTGGTCCAACCTGGACTACAGTGGGGGCAGGAGCTTACCAGTGTCACTGTTGTAGGGTCACAGTAAAAATGCTATTATATTAATGTGTGGTTTGTGTATGTTGAGTGAAAGTAGATATAAAGCTTGAAAATCCTTTCATTGGAGGACTTGCTGAAAGAACAAGCCTTGGAGTTTTTGGGCAAAGTTAGGTATTGTGTAGAACACATTTGATACCTGATtcatttattatgttatttgttATCATTTAGTATTAGGAAAACTGTCATATGATTTTGTTATCCAAATATCTATTAATTCGTGtctgaaatctgttttattttgcgCATAACATAAGCAGGAGGTAATGGAATGGCCAGTATGCCAGATAGTATAGTTCACACTCACTCTTACGGGCCATAAATAAGGCTCTGAAGGGCATTAAGGTGGACATCTCTGATGTAGAGACTGCTTGAAAAGTGATGGTAAATATGCCTAATGGTCCTGGTTATAGAATTAAGTGATACACATCCAAACACAGTAGTAGTCTTCACCAGCTGCAGTGATCAGCgataatgacaacaataatgataacaagTGTGCACAGATCTGGAAACCACACCTGATATGTGTGTCAAATACTGTATGAATtagtaaaacattaaacattattcACATTTGATCTTTGGTGGCcagaatgcattcatgtgtatGACCATGGGTTATCAAAAGTATGCTATTTTTCATCGAGATGCTCAACAATAAATTTGACCAGTTTGATCCTAGTCCATCAaggctgaaatgtgtttatgtttatgatgAGTAGAAGAGGTTTTCGGCCAATAAACAGTTATTTACTGAACGATCATACCCTTGAAAAATTCAGACTTTCTGTTTGAGGTAAAATGTGATGAGTGTGTTACACTTGATTCATCAGCTAAATTGAATACAGTGTCTCCTTATTGccataaatgtgtaatatatcTCTAATGTAgtattttttatcctttttgtGTTAAAGGGATCGTGGAGAATGTCTAAAATAGAGCGTTTGAATGCCCGTGTGTCTAAGCTCCTCACGGTGGCTGTGCAGGAGGTTTTGGAGGtggtgagagagacagtatCAGAGTACCAGGAGAAAACTGCTcgaacacagagagagaatgagagactcAGACggaggctgcaggagctgcaaGACAAGGTGACGAGAGGAAACACAGGTAAGTCTGAGAGGCTGAAGAACTTTCAGTTCCTAAAAGAGTTGGGGTTTCCTTGTCATCCTCTCCCCAAATTTTATAACCACATATCTCAATCTGGCCATTTAATCACCCTCCAGTTTAATTGGCTATTAAATTCCTTTCACTCCATTTCAGCTGGTGCAGGGTGAACTTTCTAATGCAAAATGGCAGCTGTACATCACAAACTTGGGTGCTACGCATTTGTGGTGGTTGAAGTGAGTCTCCCCCTGAGTAGAGAGTCATGAAAAGATGGATgcaatctattttttttaagGTCCAAAATTAACTTTTTGATCTGCCAGCCAGGGTGGCTggtaaatgaaaaatttcacCAGGCAGGTGCGCCTTTCATGAACCAAAatcatttattgtcattttgaaaaatactaGAATTGTACAGAGCAGCTCTGCAACACTGTAACTGTTATAAATTCCTGTATAtgtcaaattcatattcattcgttttgtcattttgttcctTGTAAGGTTTATGCTTCTTAGGGGCCTTGATGGCCAGAATGtgtctgcacatttttaaaaggatagTAGAGCCAGTTATCAAAGTATGCAGTGTGACAGTTGCAGTTAAGGGTACTAAACTACCTCTGAAACTAAAACTAATAAGGTGTTGAATCAAGTCAAATCTTCCTTAGGTAGAAGAATTTTCATTGCTCTGTCATGTGTTGCTTATAATTGGACAACAAGAGACTTCACAAGTGGAAAATGACAGCCCTGCCATTGATTTAGcctacagtaaaaaaaaaaaaaaaaatcaacaggaaCCATACTGAAAGGTATGTGTATTTGGGCATCTGGCATTTTATAAGGCTTATTTGCTAACATAGTAGGCTGTTCATTTACACAAAAGCACCCACCAGAGTGGCTAGTGACCCAGCAACTTTAACCCCCCAAAGAGAAAATGTACCTGCATTGGGAGGTACtgtattttgcttatttttaatcTGGAATCCACAGTATGAATGGCTCACCTCTCATATTAACATGTTTATAGTACATGGTAATTTTACAACTTTGGTGTTAGCTCTTCTTTCTTTGGATGAAAGAACAGCTGCATTGACACAGCTCCTAATTAGCTCCTCTGCACCACTGTTAGCATGTTCAGTATTGCAAAATATTAATTCACACTCCCTGAAAGTTTGTACGGAAAGTCtttttacttgttttctttttctctgaagGTGCTGAGCAGCCTGTTGCTCCCCATGTCCCTGCTATGAAGAttcccacagagcagcaggagtggagctgcagtctgcagcagGACATAGAGCTCACGCTGACTGAAGAGAAACAGGAGCTCACTGAGGAACACACAACCAGAGAGGGAGGCGAGGATCGCGGTGGACTGGAGTTGGATCACCCGGCAGAGTCAGAGATTGACTGCGATGTGCTGGTATcaggacacagcacactggGAACTGGGGGTGTTTCTCCAAAGACTGATGCAGCTCTGTCAATGTTCACATCTCACCCGGTGATCAGTAACACTGAAATGGACTCAATTCAAACTGTGAACATTTCCAACACACTCTCTCCAAATTCTTCCAGTTTTGAAATTCTTCCTAGTTTAGGTTctgatgaaattaaaacagagcCAGAATCATTGGAATATAATACACATCAGCAACACTCTTCTCAGAGCAATTTTTATGAATGTGCAGACTCAAGTAGTAATTTGGCACAAACTGATCCTACTCAAGAGCTTGAACAGGTCGATTCAGAATCTTATGGACTGGTGTACTTTCATTCCAATAATAACACTTTTGGGGAGAGATGTACCTTTGAGAAAGACATTGGATCAACGTTGGACAGTAGAAAACATAAGCAATACTATAGGAAGGAGGA
This genomic stretch from Megalops cyprinoides isolate fMegCyp1 chromosome 1, fMegCyp1.pri, whole genome shotgun sequence harbors:
- the LOC118784083 gene encoding zinc finger protein 107-like; protein product: MSKVDRLNARVSKLLTVAVQEVLEVVRETVSEYQEKTARTQRENERLRRRLQELQDKVTRVNTAAEQPVAPHVPAMKIPTEQQEWSCSLQQETELTLTEEKRELTEEHTTREGGEDRRGLESDHPAESEIDCDKLMLNTPESEVITEISETDLSVFTPQPLKSDTDHDSVNISNMLSLSTTNLDIQPCLTSDEIKMEAETQEYTSVHQHSNQHPLYDCDSHSITAKNELTPGPPKVNTSSHGLVCIHSDSISFEKSMRTASDRNKYKQCHQNEEQGCCIRCGKMFGRSGIHRIRQRCHACEKPYSCIQCGRCFSHAGDFKKHKRVHTGEKPYHCPVCGKGFSQSGYLKIHQRYHTGERPYCCYQCGKSFCQSSHLKKHERIHIVCEMRKSPAKQKSRREDCYLQTYLGMSKIERLNARVSKLLTVAVQEVLEVVRETVSEYQEKTARTQRENERLRRRLQELQDKVTRVNTAAEQPAALLVSGVKALKQQQEWSCSLQQETELTLTEEKQELTEEHTTREGGEDRSGLESDHPAESEIDCDVLVSGHSTLGTGGVSPKTDAALSMFTSHPVISNTEMDSIHAVNISNTLSPNSSKTEVLPILTSDEIKVEPDPLEYSTSQEHTAQNHFYDAESGINIVQTELSQDPHQVNTESYGLVYINSDHNMFEERFTFEKNIRSLLDSRKHKQYHSNDDHCILGGKTFSGVGNLRIHQRCHTGEKPYCCMQCGRRFSHAGDFKKHKRVHTGEKPYRCAVCGKGFSQSGYLKIHQRYHTGERPYSCSQCGKSFSHSSNLKKHQQIHIGQTP
- the LOC118789748 gene encoding zinc finger protein 891-like codes for the protein MSKIERLNARVSKLLTVAVQEVLEVVRETVSEYQEKTARTQRENERLRRRLQELQDKVTRGNTGAEQPVAPHVPAMKIPTEQQEWSCSLQQDIELTLTEEKQELTEEHTTREGGEDRGGLELDHPAESEIDCDVLVSGHSTLGTGGVSPKTDAALSMFTSHPVISNTEMDSIQTVNISNTLSPNSSSFEILPSLGSDEIKTEPESLEYNTHQQHSSQSNFYECADSSSNLAQTDPTQELEQVDSESYGLVYFHSNNNTFGERCTFEKDIGSTLDSRKHKQYYRKEEQHRCILCGKTFSRVGNLRIHQRCHTGEKPYCCMQCGRRFGHSGNLKKHKRVHTGERPYCCHQCGKTFSQSSHLKKHQKIHIVTIDTYM